TGGATCCCACAGAGCAGAAGGCATCCAAGGCTGTGAGTGGTCTGTGGAGGTAGGTCAGCGAGTAGACCACTCATTTCTCATATATGACACTCTGTATGTTCTCAGCAGCAGGAGAATTTCAGGGTAAAAGTGGAATCTGAGAGTAGCTTGGGCTGGTAGTTGGGCAGAAAGTGCCCAGATAGCTCGGTCTACTGCAGTCTGTAAGTACTTACCTATCTGACCACCCAAACTCTGGGAAGCACGGCTCGGTGCCTGCCAGTGCCAGGCTGGTTAGAAGATGACCTTGGTGacctaggaaaagaagaagaaaggaaacctagagttagcaggaggaaggaaataaagattagagcaagATAAATGGAATAGAGAACAGATGagtatttgaagaaaaaacaaagaaaacaaattccttCTTGAGAAGATTTACAAAATTGGCAAATATTTAGCTagattgactttatttttttttaagaacttttattgagatacagttaacagacaataaagagcatatatttagagtgtacaatttggtatcccaatctcacaattcattcccccccaaccctccctgctttccccacttgctctccatgtgtttgttctctacacctgtgtctatttctgcgttgcatttcctctttcatagttgttagcatttgccttatgtactgaggtgctcctatattgggttcatatatatttataattgttatctcctcttcttggattgatcccttgatctttatgtaatatcctttcttctctcttgtgacatttttttttaactgatgcaaaatatttattccaaGTTGGTTATTTTATGCAGTAGTTTTCCCCTCAACAGACTTGTGATAACCACATcttttaaatctgtaaataatGTTATCAAAATAATCTTAATCTTTGAAATCTCacagaaatgtatattttacaatcCACCCTGAATATCAAGGCTGCAAGAATAACACAACATTTCCTATATCCAAATATTTTACAGCTGtacccagaaaggaaaaaaaaaaaaaaaagggaataaaaccACATATGCTTGGTTAAGGGCTAACATTACCCgagcagccagaaataaaataaaatatccaaattatTAGCATTAATTTAATACAATTATAACTTCAATAGTCACTTTGTCATTGACAATGATTGCTTGAGCACAGGGGTGAGTGCCCCAAGGGCTGGTAGTAGAAGCTGTTGCTGCAGACCAGTGTCTCCTCTCTGCACTGCCAGCTCCCACCTGTGCATCGCCCCATAtgtactgtgtgtatgtgtgtgtgtttttaaaatctttcccacCACACAAAGTTCTATTAAGCagataacagggaagaacaacaacaaaagctaaaCAAGCCAATCGCTCGCTCTCTCTTTGGGATATGATTATTTCCCTTGTGCATGAAGTATTCAGCaacaacataagaaaaggaaaaggaaaagaacaatttCTTCTGTATAACCCCTAAACACACAAGCTGAGTTTACTGGGTCAACTTTATCTGTAAGCATTTATATGCCTGCTTCCAGGCATCGTCATCAGATGTTTCACTGCTACTtgtttctatgtctgagtcttcAAACTCTGCTTTACGAGTGCTTCTGCAAGGGGAGAACAGGCTGGAACTTCGGCTCTGCAAGAAGCCGTTCTTCCCAAAGCCATTTCTTCCCAGCTGCTCTGTCTTCATGTGGAACTCTTTGAGCTCATCCTCTGTGAGGGGAAGGCAAGTCTCATCATTTTCAGGATACTCCTGCCATCCCATTGCTTTCAATAACCTGTGCTCTGCTTCCAAAGAGTGAGAGAGGACCTCCCCTTCGTCTTCTACGGGGAAAGCAAGACCATTCTGATGACAGCcttcctctctgttttcctttggttCAGGTGTGCTGTTGTCCTCTGAATCCTCTAGCTTCTCACAGTCTCTGCTCTCTGAGAAGTCTCCATTTCGGTCATCCTTCAGTGTCTTCAGGAACTCGCTCTTCCTGTCAGTAGTTCGGCGGGTCAACTTGGTCAGACGAGAGGAGCTGATCTCAATTGGAGGAGTGGTGCTGGTGGGGCTCTCTTTGGGAGAGCTTAGAACTATACCACCAGCCAGTACTACTGGTTTGGTAACAGAGATTGGACTGGTAAAAGCAGACTCCCGGCTAGAGGAAAGGGATCCTGATTTGTGTTCCATTCTGTTAGCTTTCCACACACTGTGCTTGCATGGAGGTAGTACAGGCTTAGGAACCATGTTCTTATAGACACTGGGAACCATGGTTGACgatttctttccatttgcatggtgAGACCCTGGTGAGGTGAATGCAGCAGAGAAGGCAGCAGCAGGATCTTCTTTGGAAACTTTTTTGATGACTAGCATTTTGGAGGGCTGCTTGGCACTAGGTGGGTTTTCCCACACTCCAGGAGTCCCAATAGGCCTGCATGGCTGATTCTGTTTGCCAGCTTCTGGATTCAAAGAAGGAAAGTCTCCCTCTTCAAACTGCAACTTTTCCACTTTatcatctttcttctcttccctaatCTCTGTAGGTGGCTTTTCCTGAAAGGTACAGCCTTTCCGGGAATGGAAGCTGCCATTCCAGTGGCGCTGGTTCCCTGTGCCACCCCCACTACGCTGGCTCGTGCCATCATGACCTCGGGAAGAGCTGTGCCAACCAGATGGGTTCCCTGTGATTCCAGCATATGCTCCCTTAGAGACACCAGAGTCCACAGAATCATGGCGGAACAGGGAGGGCTGGTGTCAGGAATCTCCTGTCGTTCATAGAGGTCCATTGTTAAAAAAGCCATCAGAGGAATTATGTCGACGACGGCTTACTCCAAATCTACCATCTCCTCGGGATAGGTGCTCTCTATGTTTTTCGAAGGTGGCTGTAGGTGACTTAGCTGACTGTGGTGTTGAGAAATTTAGCCAAGCAGGAACAAAGTCATGCTGCGCCATTTAGGTCCAGTGTCTCTTTTCAATAAGGTGAGGCATCCAACCTCATGGCCAGGATCCCAGAGTGTAACCTCTGCGGTCCTGTTTCCTGAACTCCTTGAGTCTGCCAGCTGGATTTCCACAAGGTTCTCTTGTTAAAAGGGTACTTAATTAGGCTGGCCAGCAGCACGCCTTATGATGAAGCACAAAGAATCCAGGCTCTGTGTGGATCAATCTCTCAGTCCCCTCAATTGCTCATCTTAAACTATCTAGTTCCTGACACGTTTCCaaaagggggaaggggaaaggggaagggggaggggaacataaaaagtatttgttacacttaaaaaatggggggaaggggaaagagctgTATTAGTGTTCACCTCATTCAACTTCCTTCAGTGATGGCACTACGATGTTGCTTAGATAATACACGGACATTTTCACACTGCATGCAAACACTGTTCATAACAAGGTCATAGCTTAGAAAGACAGATAGACTTTTGTTTGGGCAAATAATGTCATTGAAGTGAtagatcaaaaataaaatactgaagagTTATAAAAGATCTTCTGGGTAGTCAGCTCTAGTAGCAAAACATCCACATTACAAAGCCCTTAATTTACAAATCTCATTATTCTTACACAGCTGCTAAAAATTGTGTGCaggtatgtatttatatttctcttatccTTTAAAATCTAAGGACATAAGaaaccttgttaaaaaaaaaacaaatcagaaaggaaCTTGATATGCTTTTCCCTCTGAAGAATAGCAGCTCTCAAGGCAAAATTCTTGGTATAAAGCTCCCaaatgtttcttctatttctttggtcTTCACTATTTAtaaattcacagcaaaattaaaacaAGTAGAAAGACAGGGTTTAGGGAACAGTCATGGAGAAAGTTCCAAAGTGAGGTTTTCTTCTCTTGAGTTTTCTGTATTTCACTTGTTCTGCCCCTTCCTGAAGACTAAATTGAGTTAATGTGAAGTTAATAGGAATCTTCTGCTTCAGTAGAGAATTCACTTTGGGTCCATATCCATCATTATTCCATCATTTTAAAGGCCACAGGAATCTATCATGGGCAGCGGTGGGGCTACAGCTAGGGACCAGTCGTGGCGTCTGAGGGCGCGTCCCCAGCTTCCTGATCCGGCAGAGGTATAGAGCCCACAACCATAACAAAGCTCTTCCCAAAATGGCTGCCCAGCCCACACAGCCCAGGAGgggcctcttgtaacattttttattttaaagtcgattttatctgatatgagtattgctactccagctttcttttgatttccatttgcatggaatatttttttccatcccctcactttccgtctctatgtgtgcctaggtctgaagtcggtctcttgtagacagcatatatatgggtcttgtttttgtatccattcagccagtctgtgtcttctggttggtgcatttagtccatttacattcaaggtaattatcgatatgtatgttcctattaccattttcttaattgttttgtttttgtttctgtaggtccttctcttgtgtttcccacttagagaagttcctttagcatttgttatagggctggtttggtggtgctgaattctcttagctgttgcttgtccgtaaagcttttgattgtctgtaaagcttttgatttctccattgaatctgaatgagatccttgctgggtagagtattcttggttgtagcttcttccctttcatcactttaaatatatcgtgccactcccttctggcttgcagagtttctgccgagaaatcagctgttaccctgatgggagttcccttgtgtgttatttgtcatttttcccttgttgcttttaataatttttctctgtttttaattttcatcaacttgactaatatatgtcttggcatgtttctccttgggtttatcctgcctgggactctctgcgcttcccagacttgggtagctatttcctttcccatgtcagggaagttttcaactataatctcttccaatattttctcgggtcctttctctctcgtctccttctgggacccctataatgcgaatgttggtgcatttaacattgtcccagaggtatcttaggctgtcttcagttcttttcattcttttttctttattcttttctgcatcagtgatgatcaccattctgtcttccaggtcacttattcgcccttctgcctcagttaatctgctattggttccttctactgtatttttcatttcagttatcgtgttgcatatctctgtttgtttgctctttaattcttctaggtctttggtaaactttttgatctttgcatccagtcttttttcaaagtcctggatcatcttcactatcattattctgaattctttttctggaagggtgcctatctcctcttcatttagttgttttttgggggctttatcctgtcccttcatctggtacaaagtcctctgctttttcattttctctatctttctgtggctgtggctttcagttccacaagatgaaatactgctgatactgcttgattctgctgtctgccctcttgtggaggaagctatctaggaggctcgtgggtgcttcctgttgggaggcactgatggtgggtagggctgggtgggcggggctcagtaaagctttaatctgatttggtgggcggagctcagtaaaactttaatctgcttgtctgctaatgggtagggctgtgttcacaccttgttggttgtttggcctgaggccacctagcactggagcccacaggctttttggtggggctaatggcaggactctgggagggctcacaccaataagcacttcccaaaacccctgctgccagtgcccctgcctccttgatgagccacagctgccctccacctctgcaggcaaccgtccaacaccagcaggtaggtttggttcagtctcctatggggtcactgctcctaccccctgggtcctggtgagcacatttttttgtgtgccctccaagagcggagtctctgtttccacaagtcctgtggaggtcctgcaatcaaatcccgctggctttcagagtctgattctctggggattcctcctcccgttgctggactcccaggttgggaagcttgatgtggggctcagaaccctcactttagtgggtggacttctgcagtataactgttctccagtttgtgattcacccacccagcatttatgagatttgattttaacgcgattgcacccctcctaccgtctcattgtggcttctcctttgtctctggatgtgggctgtctttttggtgagttccagtgtctttctgttgatcattgttcagcaattagttgtaattctggtgctcttgcaagagggagtgagcacacgtcctcctactccaccatcttaatcctctcCAGTCAttgcttttttacctttttttccccctgtgggATACAGAGGTTGTAGGATATGCtgactgtattagtttgctagggctgccataaaaaaaaataccacagactaagtggtaaataaaaataaaaataaaaataaaaataaaaataaaataaaaaatgtatttctcatagttctggaggctagaattctTAGATCgaagtgtcagcagggttggtttcatTCTGAGGCCACACTCCCTGCCTTACAGTTGACAGCCTTCCTGCTGTGACCTCATATGGTCAGCCCTCTGTCTTAGCTAGATtgactttaaaaagagaaaagactccaATTACAAAAGCGGTGGGACATTATTATTGACTGCATAAAGGGAAGGGATTGTAAGAGAGCGTTAGGAGCAATTGCAGGATAAGAAATTGGTTAAGCTTGAGGAAagggacaaattcctagaagttggaaactaccaaaactgactcaagaagaaatgaaaactctaaaGAGGGGTCCCTCATAACAGGATTGAGTCAGTTATCAGAAACTTCTCAACCAAGAAAAGCAGAGAATCAGATCACTTCTCTGGTGAATTAGCTGAAGTATATAAGAAGATATGACACCAATCATTCTCAGATacctaccccccccccaaaaaaaaaagatacaggcgGAAGGAACAGTCAATCTATGATGCCAGCAttctaccctgataccaaagacaAAGAcctcacaagaaaagaaaactacaggccaaaaTCCATTATGAATAGAAATGCAagaatccttaacaaaatactagcaaacagaagtCAACAGTATATTGAAAGGAACATACATCATGACAAATGCAGTTTATTCAAGGAATGAAAGCATTGCTCAAGATGGTTAAAACTGTCAACATAATACTGCTTATGTAGAATGAAGGAataaaactacatgatcatctcaattggtgaaaagaaagcatatgacaaaatacaagaaacttTCATGATAAGAGCTCAGTAAAATAGAAGATGACTTTCTCAACACGACAAAGAGTATTTCTGAAAAACTCAAGTCTGCCATAATACTCTGTGATGAAAGACCTAAAGTTTTCTCCCtgagatcaggagcaagacaagaatGCCTGCTCCCATCACTTCGCTTCAACATGGTCATAGAAGTTGTCAGAGCAATTAGGTAAGATAAAGAAAGAAGACACCAAtattgaaaaggaagggaaaagtaTCTCTGTTGAGCTTCTgcatagaataaaaacaaaaaattacctgTTAGAACCAGTAAACATTTTCAGCAGTGCTTCAAAAAGATCAACACAAACAGGTCGATGGAATAGAAttaaaagtcaagaaataaatCTATACATGTACAGTCCACTGATTTTCCAGATGTGCAGCAGGGTCATCAAATGAGACA
The window above is part of the Hippopotamus amphibius kiboko isolate mHipAmp2 chromosome 4, mHipAmp2.hap2, whole genome shotgun sequence genome. Proteins encoded here:
- the LOC130851924 gene encoding LOW QUALITY PROTEIN: vasculin-like protein 1 (The sequence of the model RefSeq protein was modified relative to this genomic sequence to represent the inferred CDS: substituted 2 bases at 2 genomic stop codons), which codes for MAQHDFVPAWLNFSTPQSAKSPTATFEKHREHLSRGDGRFGVSRRRHNSSDGFFNNGPLXTTGDSXHQPSLFRHDSVDSGVSKGAYAGITGNPSGWHSSSRGHDGTSQRSGGGTGNQRHWNGSFHSRKGCTFQEKPPTEIREEKKDDKVEKLQFEEGDFPSLNPEAGKQNQPCRPIGTPGVWENPPSAKQPSKMLVIKKVSKEDPAAAFSAAFTSPGSHHANGKKSSTMVPSVYKNMVPKPVLPPCKHSVWKANRMEHKSGSLSSSRESAFTSPISVTKPVVLAGGIVLSSPKESPTSTTPPIEISSSRLTKLTRRTTDRKSEFLKTLKDDRNGDFSESRDCEKLEDSEDNSTPEPKENREEGCHQNGLAFPVEDEGEVLSHSLEAEHRLLKAMGWQEYPENDETCLPLTEDELKEFHMKTEQLGRNGFGKNGFLQSRSSSLFSPCRSTRKAEFEDSDIETSSSETSDDDAWKQAYKCLQIKLTQ